The Streptomyces taklimakanensis nucleotide sequence CGCCCCGCGCGCCCGGCACGTCCCGGGGACGGGCGCGCGGCCGGCCGGGCCCGATCCGGCGCCTCCCCGACCCGGTGGCGTCCTCCTCGCGGGGCGGGGAGGCGCCACCGGGTCGCAGGACACGACGACCCGCGCGTACCGGGCCGACGTCACCGCGCAGGGACCGGTGAACGGCACGACCGTCACCGTGCTGCTCGGCAGCCACGAGGCGCCCAGCCGCCGCCTCGTGCTGCGCTGGCTGGGGGAGCAGGCCCGCCGCGTCGCCGACGGGCTCGATCCGGACCCGTCGGCGACCCACTGGGTCACCGACGGCACGCTCGTCCCCCTGCCGCGCCGGCCGGCCGACGTGCCCACGGAGCTGCGGAGGTGGTGCGCGGACGAGGAACGACAGGAGACCGCCTCCACCCGACTCGCCGAGGGGCTCCCGTTCCGCCTCACCGTCGCCGACCACACGGGGACGTACACGCTGCGGGCCTGGCCCGTCGGCGTGACGGCCCCGCGTCCCGCACGGCCCCCGCTCACCTACGTGCGGTGGCCCCACCAGCCCCCGCCCTGGTCGTCGGAACCCCGCGCCGGCACGCTCGCCCCGCGCCGGACGACGGGTGCACCCTCCCACCTCCGATGACCGGGGCGGGCCCGGGAGTCCCGCGCGGCGGCCTTCCGACCGGGTGTCAGGAAGGCCGCCCCGCGCCGCGGCCGGCCGCCGTGGAGTCCCACAGCGCGGCCAGCTCCCGGGCCAGGGGCGCCGGGCCGGCCGCCAGCAGAGGGGAGTCGAAGGCGAACTCCCGGCCCCCCGCGCCCAGCACGGCCCGTCCGCGCCGGCGCAGCAGCGCGACACCGGCGGCCACGTCCCACGGCTTGGGCGTCAGGCACACGCAGCCGTCCAGCCAGCCCTCGGCCACCCCCACCAGGTCCATGCTCATGCAGCCGTGCATCCTGACCCGATACGCCCCGTCCAGCAGTCGGTCCAGGTAGCGGCCCGAGCGCGACGTGCTGGAGCCCGCCCCGGTGACGCCGATCACCGCGCGGGACAACGCCCGCGCACCGCCGGGGGGTTCGACGGGCGGCTTCGACCCCCCGGGGCCGGCGGGCGCCGCGTTCCAACGGCGGTCCAGGGCCGGGGCGTGGAGCACCCCCAGCGACGGCCGCCCGTCCTCCACCAACGCCAACGACACGGCGTACAGCGGAGCGCCCCGGGTGAAGTTCATCGTGCCGTCGATCGGGTCCAGCAGCCAACAGCGCGACGGGAGCGGCCCGCCGTCGCCGGCCGCCCCGTCGGACTCCTCGCCGACGACCGGGATGTCGGGGAAGTGCTGCCGCAACACCCGCGTCACCCGCCGCTCGACCTCCCCGTCGGCGTCGGTGACCTCCTCGCCCGATTCCTTGAACCTCCGCTCCGACCACTCCCGACCGGCTCGGGCCAACCACTCGACCCCGGCGTCCACGGCCTTCCCGGCGACGGCGAACGGCTCGCGGCCCGGCTCCACGACGGATCCTCCAGTGCGCATCCCCCACGCCTTTCCGCGAAGGGGCGCCTTCTCACCTTCCGGCTCGCCCCCGGCCGGAACGCGGACGGTTCGCGGCGCGGAAACGGGGGGACCCGAAGACCCGCCCGAACGACACCCGCCGCTGGGAAGGAAGGTCACCGATGAGGTACGACGAGTTCCTCGCCCGGGTCCGTGACCTCGGGGAGTACGGCGACCGGCAGGAAGCCCGGGAGGTCGCCGACGCGGTGCTGTCGGTGCTCGCGACCCGGCTCACGCCCGACGAGGTCGAGGACCTGGCCGAGCAGGTGCCGGGCCGGTTGAGGGACGTCCTCCAGGAGAACCGGGTGGATCAGCCCGGGACGTTCGGAGTGGAGGAGTTCTGCCGCAGGGTGGGCGAGCGGACCGGTGCTCGTCCCAGGACGGCGGAGTGGGACGCCAGTGCCGTGCTGGCCACCTTGGCCGAGACGGTCTCCGGCGGCGAGCTCGACCAGGTCCTCGACCAGTTGCCGTCGGGGTACGCCGACCTGTTCGGCAAGCCGGAGCCGAGCGGATGACCGGAGGCGGTCGGCGCGGTGGGCACCCCGCTCCCGTCCCGGGCGCCGCCGGCGCCCGGGACGGGAGCGGGGATCACCTCCGGGCGTCGCCGTCCGGGCCGGGGGAGGACCGGGTCTCGACGACGTCGCCGGGGGCGGCGCGGACGATCCGGGGGGCACCGCCGTCCGCGTCGGGGGTGCCGTCCGACCTCATGGCCCTGGCCTCGCTCTTGAGGATGCGGGCCGCCTTGCCCGCCGAGCGGGCCAGTTCGGGGAGCCTCTTGGCGCCCAGCACGACGATGACGACGACGAGGAGGACGGCGAGTTCGCTGATCCCGAGCATCGGGCTGCTCTCTCCCGGGGACGGACGGCGGGTGGCACGGAAAATCTACAGGAATGTAGAAGGTGGGGGAAGGGGTCCCGGGGACGCCGGCTAGCATGGAC carries:
- a CDS encoding inositol monophosphatase family protein, which translates into the protein MRTGGSVVEPGREPFAVAGKAVDAGVEWLARAGREWSERRFKESGEEVTDADGEVERRVTRVLRQHFPDIPVVGEESDGAAGDGGPLPSRCWLLDPIDGTMNFTRGAPLYAVSLALVEDGRPSLGVLHAPALDRRWNAAPAGPGGSKPPVEPPGGARALSRAVIGVTGAGSSTSRSGRYLDRLLDGAYRVRMHGCMSMDLVGVAEGWLDGCVCLTPKPWDVAAGVALLRRRGRAVLGAGGREFAFDSPLLAAGPAPLARELAALWDSTAAGRGAGRPS
- a CDS encoding twin-arginine translocase TatA/TatE family subunit — translated: MLGISELAVLLVVVIVVLGAKRLPELARSAGKAARILKSEARAMRSDGTPDADGGAPRIVRAAPGDVVETRSSPGPDGDARR
- a CDS encoding DUF2267 domain-containing protein, with product MRYDEFLARVRDLGEYGDRQEAREVADAVLSVLATRLTPDEVEDLAEQVPGRLRDVLQENRVDQPGTFGVEEFCRRVGERTGARPRTAEWDASAVLATLAETVSGGELDQVLDQLPSGYADLFGKPEPSG